The Henckelia pumila isolate YLH828 unplaced genomic scaffold, ASM3356847v2 CTG_461:::fragment_3, whole genome shotgun sequence genome window below encodes:
- the LOC140871404 gene encoding receptor-like protein 9DC3 has translation MPPRKAPVIRQPLVVPPAEPVQVPPPIVETQNAQGSTSTDPFDPAVAIFVVNLVTMPSHNILEGIIPPEIGNLKEIQYISFSFNRLRGEVPHQIGNFQKIGALPDQYFKNYKAMIDVKENKTKTMNSMLRYPYVESITLNVKGLELSFKRILETLTTIDLSNNMFHGNISDTIGMLNSLRYLNLSHNILGGHIPDSLAYIHVLESLDLSSNQLVGEIPQQLTRLTFLERLNLSHNHLVGPIPQSGGQFPTFDNSSYIGNSGLCGFPLTKKCKGGEEMLPQQGDDDGSILDGFKWQVILMGYGFGVIFGIVLSRFIS, from the exons atgcctccccgtaaagcaccggtcATTAGACAGCCATTAGTGGTTCCTCCAGCTGAACCAGTACAAGTACCACCGCCAATTGTTGAAactcagaatgcacagggtagtacatctactGACCCGTTTGATCCTGCTGTTGCAATATTTGTCGTCAACCTGGTCACTATGCCAAG CCACAATATCTTAGAAGGCATCATTCCACCTGAGATTGGGAATTTGAAAGAGATTCAGTACATTAGTTTCAGTTTCAACAGGCTCAGAGGTGAAGTTCCACATCAAATTGGCAACTTTCAAAAG ATTGGAGCTTTGCCCGatcaatatttcaagaactacAAAGCCATGATTGATGTCAAGGAAAACAAAACTAAAACAATGAACTCAATGTTACGTTACCCTTACGTGGAGTCCATAACACTAAATGTGAAGGGATTGGAGCTTTCATTTAAGAGAATTCTGGAAACACTTACTACCATTGATTTGTCAAACAACATGTTTCATGGAAATATTTCAGATACAATAGGAATGCTCAATTCGTTAAGGTATTTGAATTTGTCCCATAACATCCTCGGGGGTCATATTCCTGACTCTCTAGCATATATACATGTACTTGAATCCTTGGATTTATCTTCAAATCAATTGGTAGGAGAAATTCCACAACAGTTGACGAGGTTAACATTTCTGGAACGATTGAATTTGTCACATAATCATCTTGTTGGGCCGATACCTCAATCTGGCGGTCAGTTTCCTACATTTGACAATAGCTCATACATAGGAAACTCTGGATTATGCGGATTTCCTTTGACTAAGAAATGCAAAGGTGGCGAAGAGATGTTGCCGCAACAAGGTGATGACGATGGTAGCATTTTGGATGGATTTAAGTGGCAAGTTATTCTTATGGGATATGGATTTGGAGTAATTTTTGGGATCGTTTTAAGTCGTTTCATTTCTTGA
- the LOC140872137 gene encoding rac-like GTP-binding protein 5 has translation MSASRFIKCVTVGDGAVGKTCLLISYTSNTFPTDYVPTVFDNFSANVVVDGSTVNLGLWDTAGQEDYNRLRPLSYRGADVFILSFSLISKASFENISKKWVPELRHYAPGVPIILVGTKLDLREDKQFFVDHPGAVPIMTAQGEELRKLIGAIAYIECSAKTQQNVKAVFDAAIKVVLQPPKQKKKKKKKGHKACNIL, from the exons ATGAGTGCGTCGAGGTTTATAAAGTGTGTGACTGTCGGAGATGGTGCCGTGGGTAAAACTTGCCTGCTCATTTCTTACACCAGCAACACCTTTCCTACT GATTACGTCCCAACTGTGTTTGACAATTTTAGTGCCAATGTTGTGGTGGATGGAAGCACTGTGAATTTAGGATTGTGGGATACTGCAG GCCAGGAGGATTACAATAGATTAAGACCATTGAGTTACCGTGGAGCTGATGTCTTTATTCTTTCATTTTCCCTTATTAGCAAGGCCAGCTTCGAGAATATCTCCAAGAAG TGGGTACCTGAATTGAGGCATTATGCTCCTGGAGTTCCAATAATTCTCGTTGGAACAAAGCTTG ATCTTCGTGAGGATAAGCAGTTCTTCGTAGATCACCCAGGAGCAGTTCCCATCATGACTGCACAG GGAGAGGAGCTGAGGAAGTTGATTGGAGCAATTGCTTATATTGAATGTAGTGCTAAAACACAACAG AATGTGAAAGCAGTGTTTGATGCAGCTATAAAAGTCGTCCTGCAGCCACCAAagcaaaagaagaaaaagaagaagaagggtCATAAAGCTTGCAATATATTGTGA
- the LOC140871802 gene encoding uncharacterized protein, giving the protein MDGGEDPSKLASTLHEPTTTQPLLSHQFPSLEPSAASISETEEDQAQYLQISYNYGPRSFKDLPFLILFCVLVLCTFGFGIFAAINRNPHRYQVSSFVFNTTLSSCTIQDFGFPFSLNSTVWNLFSSAFGNNPTSLIASQSNLSESVHGNSPAVYNTYLNSLRSSVLNSLIWTLVITLILSLPFVLLVLLLLKRYTKQIVYASLPFFVIVPIFINVYWFVACTVSSRCSDAFPLSYRILVLIFAFLIIGVIVWIFIVNWHRVELTVNIIGVAANALSSNLGLFGVLPSLTLGLFVYCVPIVFFLIYSSKNGKIVPKEEDGEYSCVWKQDGWVPAYYTLAILTMLWSAAAMVEAQVYVISGTIAQWYFSKDEARPKRAIRSSLRNAFGHSFGTICFSGLIFGAVRVVRSMVDNARQEETSGIVNVILRCCVSFLMSAIDFLNKFTTNFAAITGEAYCKAARMTYELLKRNLLSAVFVETVSTRILAGIILVLSAIYTIVVCVILKAGVHLGDDAYFVAVMAWILLIVILGYFVHVLDNVIDTVYVCYAIDRDRGEVSKQEVHDVYVHLPISRSHRAGFPVRAPHVV; this is encoded by the exons ATGGACGGCGGCGAGGACCCAAGCAAGCTGGCTTCCACCCTCCACGAACCCACCACCACTCAGCCACTCCTTTCCCACCAATTCCCTTCACTCGAACCCTCCGCCGCTTCGATTTCTGAAACTGAAGAAGACCAAGCTCAGTACCTTCAGATCTCTTACAATTACGGCCCTCGCTCTTTTAAAGATTTGCCTTTCCTTATTCTCTTTTGTGTTCTTGTTCTCTGCACTTTTGGCTTCGGAATTTTCGCAGCTATTAACAGAAATCCCCACCGTTACCAAGTTTCCTCTTTTGTTTTCAACACCACCTTATCCTCTTGCACCATTCAGGATTTCGGCTTTCCCTTTTCTTTGAATTCTACGGTGTGGAATCTTTTCAGTTCAGCGTTTGGTAACAACCCCACTTCTTTGATTGCCTCACAATCGAATCTTTCTGAGAGTGTGCATGGAAATTCCCCTGCTGTTTACAACACTTATTTGAACTCCTTACGATCAAGTGTTTTGAATAGCTTGATATGGACTCTCGTAATCACCCTAATTTTAAGCTTGCCTTTTGTGTTGTTAGTGCTTTTGCTGCTTAAACGCTACACAAAACAGATAGTGTATGCTTCGCTTCCATTCTTTGTGATAGTCCCAATTTTCATCAATGTTTATTGGTTTGTTGCTTGCACTGTGAGCTCCAGATGTAGTGATGCTTTTCCCTTATCTTATCGAATCTTAGTCCTCATTTTTGCGTTCTTGATAATTGGGGTAATCGTGTGGATATTCATAGTAAACTGGCATAGAGTTGAGTTAACAGTGAATATCATCGGCGTGGCTGCTAATGCACTGTCAAGTAACTTGGGATTGTTTGGAGTTCTCCCATCCCTTACTTTGGGGTTATTTGTGTACTGTGTGCCCATAGTTTTTTTCTTGATATACTCGAGCAAGAATGGGAAAATTGTGCCTAAAGAAGAGGATGGGGAATACTCTTGTGTTTGGAAACAGGATGGATGGGTGCCTGCGTATTATACGTTGGCAATCTTGACCATGCTCTGGTCTGCCGCAGCAATGGTGGAAGCTCAGGTATATGTGATCAGTGGAACTATAGCTCAGTGGTACTTCTCAAAGGATGAGGCGCGGCCGAAGCGTGCAATAAGAAGTTCGTTGAG AAATGCATTTGGCCACTCCTTTGGCACAATATGTTTCTCAGGATTGATTTTCGGCGCAGTTCGTGTTGTCCGCTCTATGGTTGATAATGCTAGGCAAGAAGAGACATCAGGAATTGTAAATGTCATTCTACGATGCTGTGTCAGTTTCCTGATGTCAGCAATCGATTTTCTGAACAAGTTCACTACAAACTTTGCAGCCATAACTGGCGAAGCATATTGCAAAGCCGCAAGAATGACTTACGAACTTCTCAAACGCAATCTTCTTTCTGCAGTATTTGTTGAAACCGTTTCTACGCGAATTCTAGCTGGAATTATCCTCGTGCTATCTGCAATCTACACAATAGTG GTTTGTGTGATATTGAAAGCTGGAGTTCATCTTGGGGATGATGCCTACTTTGTTGCTGTTATGGCCTGGATACTGTTGATCGTGATTCTTGGCTACTTCGTGCACGTTTTGGACAATGTTATCGATACAGTGTATGTTTGCTATGCTATCGACCGGGACCGAGGGGAGGTCTCGAAACAGGAAGTCCACGATGTTTATGTTCATCTCCCAATCAGCAGAAGTCATAGAGCAGGTTTTCCTGTAAGAGCTCCTCATGTCGTGTAA
- the LOC140871405 gene encoding uncharacterized protein yields the protein MATERDYSLQSISVKLDGKNYAYWSYVMKNFLKGKKMWGYVAGTKNKPEDQKDGKFEEQLDAWEVNNSKIITWINNSVESSIGIQLAKYEMAEEVWDHLQRLYTQSNFAKQYQLEIDIRALQQKSMSIQKFYSAMTNLWDQLALTESLELQAFFSLY from the coding sequence ATGGCTACCGAAAGAGATTATTCATTGCAGTCAATTAGTGTTAAATTAGATGGAAAAAATTATGCTTATTGGAGTTATGTGATGAAAAACTTcttgaaaggaaaaaaaatgtgGGGCTATGTAGCTGGAACAAAAAACAAACCTGAAGATCAAAAGGATGGGAAATTTGAGGAACAATTGGACGCTTGGGAGGTGAACAATTCGAAGATTATAACTTGGATTAATAATTCGGTTGAGAGCTCGATAGGTATTCAATTGGCAAAATATGAAATGGCCGAAGAGGTTTGGGATCACTTACAGCGGCTATATACACAATCCAACTTTGCAAAACAATATCAATTGGAAATTGATATTAGAGCACTCCAACAAAAGAGTATGAGCATTCAGAAATTCTATTCCGCTATGACCAATCTTTGGGATCAATTGGCACTTACTGAATCATTGGAATTACAAGCTTTTTTTTCCCTATATTGA